Below is a genomic region from Tistrella bauzanensis.
GCCATCTCGGCTGCGACCACACCCCCCTGGCCGGTGGCGTCGGAATAGGGGCCGGAGCGATCGTTCAGGATGCCGATCTTGACGGCGCCGTCGGCGCCGGCCAGCGCGCCGCCGGTCATGGCGAGGCTGGCGGTGCCGGCGAGCAGGGCCGCCGAGAGCAGGCGGCAGATTGGTGTGCCGATGGCGGTCATCTTGAGGGGTCTCCCATGGAATGGTGCGGTCTTGGCTGCCGCATGATCGAGGGCGGTGTTCCGAACAGTGAGATTACCATCTTCTATGTGTAACACAACTCCATTGTTCTATTTGGCTGGCACCGATCGGCGCTTGACCAGCCGGTATCTCACACCGCAGGATCATGTGACGTCTTCTTGCGGCCCGCCCGGCACCCACCGCCCCTGCCTTCAGCCGGAGATCCGATGTCACAGCCACCACGCCTGCCGACCGTTCACCACGATGCCCGCATGGCCGGCTCGGCTGGCGATCCGGTGGACAATCAGGCTGCGGCCCATCGCGTGGCCCAGCTGTTCTTCCTGGCCCATCGCGGATTGACCGGCGATGCCAATGCCTATCTGCGCGATCTCGGGCTTGGCCGGGCGCATTACCGGGTGCTGTATTTCGCGGCCCGCCTGCCGGGTGTCACGGTGGGTGAGATGCTGGACATTCTGGACATCACAGCCCAGGGGGTGGCGCGGGTGTTGAACCGGTTGCTGGACGAAGGCTATCTGCGCCAGGAAACCGACCGTGGCGACCGCCGCCGCCGCCGGCTGTATGTGACCGAGGCCGGCGCCAGACTGGAACGCGATGTCTTCGCCCGTCAGGCGGTGATCATCGATGCCGCCATCGCTGCAGCCGGCGCCGGCGCGCAGGCTGGCTTCGCGGCAATGATGATGGCGCTGATCAGCGCCGACGACCGGGTGATCCTGGACCGGCTGGGGGCCGCGACGGGCGGGGGTGAGCCTCAGACGTGATCGCCGGCAGATAAGCCGGTCACCGGCAGATCCCCCAGCGCCCCATGTCGAGATGAAAATGATCGTGATGGGCGGCGTTGTAATCCGGGCTCAGCACGCTGCGGAACAGGTCGCAGGCGCCATCGCGGACATCGCGCAGAAAGGCGGCCTTGGCCGGGTCGTCGCCCGACCAGTCGCGGGCGACCGAGATCGTGGTGCCATCGGCCAGAGTGAAGCCGGCGATGTCGATGGCATTCGCGGTGGCGTGCTGGCTGGGCGTGGTGCCGCCGCGCACCGGCCGGCAGGCATAGGTGCCAAGATGGCGGATGTGGGCGACGGGCGACCCGAAATGCCGGTCCGCCGCCGGTTGCAGGCGATGACGCGTGAACATCGACCACGCCACCATCAGCGGACAGGATGCGGTAAATCCCGACGAGAACCGGATATCGCCGCCGTCGCTGACCCGGACGGCGTTCTGAAAGCCGCAATTGTCGCCGGTCTGCCGATCGGGCACCGGGCTGGTGCCGAGCGGGCTTGCGCTGAGCACGGCCAGGCATTGTGACGGGTCGTCCTTCAGCCGGCCGAGCTTCCAGTCGGTCAGCAGATTGGGCGGGTCGGCGATCACCGGTGGTGCGAACGGGTCATAGCGCGACGGGATGGTGATCAGCCCGGCATACAGGGCCGCGGCGGCGCCGGCGATGGCCGTGGCCAGCACGATCAGGATCAGACGAAACACAGACATGACCGGTCAGATGGGGATCGTCGTGGCGCGACCCAAGGCCGGTCAGGAGTTGGCCGGCTGCGGGGTCGTGGCTCGACGCCGGCTGTCGGGTGTCACCGGTGTGCCAATGATGGGTGGTTCCGGGTCACCACGACCGATGATCCGGCCGGTCACCGTCTGGGCATTCAGGCGTCGGGCGATGTCGAGTTGTTCAGGCTCACGCAGGGCGGTCAGCATCAGCGACAGCCGCGCCCGCTGGATCCGGGCGGCCAACGCCGCCAGTGGCGCCTCCGGCATGCGGGTGTCGAACAGGTGGCACAGGCCCATGACGCCGCTATCGGCAAAGGGCTGAAGGTTGGCGATGGTGGTCACACCGCCTGTGGGCCCGGCGACATTGCCGATGGGCAGGTTCACGACCACGCCGCGCGCGCCGGATTTCAGCCCGGCGATCATCTCTGCCAGCAGCGCCGGCGACACGTCGCCCGGGCAATCGACCAGATTGATCACCAGCGCCCGGCGCACCGAGGCGGGCAGGCGGTGCAGGTGGCCCACATACTGGGCACGCCGGCTGCCGCTGGCCAACAGGTTGAAATGCACTGACGACACCACCAGCGAGATCAGCCCGTGATGCAGGCGCAGCGCCACATCGCGGGCGGCCCGGTCCAGAACCCGATTGTCGAATTCCGCCAGAAGGGCTGGCTCGGGATCATCTCCCAGCAGCTGGTGATTGCGCTGGGTGCCCAGTATATCCTTGTGTTCCAGCATCACCGCGCCGGCGGCGATGGTCATGGTCTTCAGGGTCGCGATCGGCAGATAGCGGACCACCGGCTGGATATCCGGCAGGTCGGGCATGTTGAAGGTGTCGAACACCGGCAGCCGGCCATGCTCCGGCGCGGCGGGGGAGATGGGTGGCAGGGCGGCCCCGGCCGCCGCTGCGGCATGCCGGCGTGCGGGCGCGGTCTGCCAGGCCGTGGTGGCGCGCTGTTGCCGCTGCTGCCCGGCGGCGATCGTCATCGCCGGATCCGGTGCCGGCTCGTCATCGATCCGCTCGAACAGGATACCGCTGGGGCCGGTGCCCAACAAACGGTCGATCTGGGGCAGCGCGGCATCGATGTCATTGCCGAACACGAAGCGGGTCAGGTCGGCGGCAGCCTGCCGCAGTGCCAGCGCGGCCGCATCCGGCGTCAGCCGCGCCGCCACCACCAGAAAGGCATCGGGGCCATATGGCGCCACCAGCGCGCCGTCGCCCATGAACCGGCGCAGGGTGGTTTCGGTGGCCAGGTGGATGCGCTCGGCGCGTTCCGGCCAGTTGTTCCCAAGGCGCAGGCGGATCGGGCTCAGATCC
It encodes:
- a CDS encoding MarR family winged helix-turn-helix transcriptional regulator, with the translated sequence MSQPPRLPTVHHDARMAGSAGDPVDNQAAAHRVAQLFFLAHRGLTGDANAYLRDLGLGRAHYRVLYFAARLPGVTVGEMLDILDITAQGVARVLNRLLDEGYLRQETDRGDRRRRRLYVTEAGARLERDVFARQAVIIDAAIAAAGAGAQAGFAAMMMALISADDRVILDRLGAATGGGEPQT
- a CDS encoding extensin-like domain-containing protein; translation: MSVFRLILIVLATAIAGAAAALYAGLITIPSRYDPFAPPVIADPPNLLTDWKLGRLKDDPSQCLAVLSASPLGTSPVPDRQTGDNCGFQNAVRVSDGGDIRFSSGFTASCPLMVAWSMFTRHRLQPAADRHFGSPVAHIRHLGTYACRPVRGGTTPSQHATANAIDIAGFTLADGTTISVARDWSGDDPAKAAFLRDVRDGACDLFRSVLSPDYNAAHHDHFHLDMGRWGICR